The following proteins are co-located in the Bacteroidales bacterium genome:
- a CDS encoding sulfatase codes for MISLKSVVSLGVVTLAATQALAQKTTSFKPATPNIVLILMDDMGYGDIGRTGANQYDTPNLNRLASQGMQFTWYYCPQAVSSASRAGLMTGCYPNRVGISGALMPWAQVGINSEETTIAEVLKTKGYHTSIIGKWHLGHLKPFLPLQHGFDEYFGIPYSNDMWPVDFDGVPIHLKDTSSNKMKYPVLPLIEGNEKVGEVPDLAGQDKLTTDYTERAVKFIDNHKNEKFFLYLPHSMVHIPLGVSEKFRGKSKQGMYGDVMMEVDWSIGEIMKALERNGLEKNTLVIFTSDNGPWLNFGNHAGTTGGLREGKGTSWEGGQRVPCIMRWPGIIPAGDICNQLASSIDILPTLAAITGASLPEKKIDGVSILPLMLGDKTASPRHEFYYYYQQNALEAVQKDYWKLVLPHSGRTYRGKKPGTDGWPGPTGTEVVKTAQLYDLRRDPGEWYDLAEIYPEKVKELELIAEKARQDLGDEITKQPGTNRRKAGSIK; via the coding sequence ATGATATCTCTAAAATCAGTAGTAAGCCTTGGTGTTGTTACTCTGGCAGCAACACAAGCATTAGCTCAGAAAACAACATCATTTAAACCTGCAACTCCGAATATTGTCCTAATACTTATGGACGATATGGGCTATGGCGACATAGGCAGAACCGGAGCAAACCAGTATGATACTCCGAACCTTAACCGTCTGGCCAGCCAGGGCATGCAATTTACATGGTATTACTGCCCCCAGGCAGTTAGCAGTGCCTCCAGGGCCGGACTGATGACCGGTTGTTATCCAAACCGCGTTGGTATATCAGGAGCTCTGATGCCGTGGGCGCAGGTTGGTATTAACTCTGAAGAAACAACTATAGCTGAAGTACTTAAGACAAAGGGCTATCATACAAGCATCATCGGAAAATGGCATCTTGGACACCTGAAGCCTTTCCTGCCACTTCAGCATGGATTCGATGAATATTTCGGGATCCCATATTCAAATGATATGTGGCCTGTTGACTTCGATGGAGTACCTATACATCTCAAGGATACTTCAAGCAATAAAATGAAATATCCTGTTCTTCCACTGATAGAGGGTAATGAAAAAGTGGGAGAGGTGCCCGACCTCGCTGGTCAGGATAAGCTTACTACTGACTATACCGAAAGAGCAGTAAAATTTATTGATAACCATAAGAATGAAAAGTTTTTCCTGTATCTTCCTCATTCCATGGTACATATTCCCCTGGGTGTTTCAGAAAAATTCAGAGGAAAAAGCAAACAGGGAATGTACGGTGATGTAATGATGGAAGTCGACTGGTCAATTGGTGAAATAATGAAGGCACTTGAAAGGAATGGACTGGAAAAGAACACTCTTGTGATCTTCACAAGTGATAACGGACCGTGGCTCAACTTCGGAAATCATGCCGGGACAACAGGCGGACTTCGTGAAGGCAAAGGAACAAGCTGGGAAGGCGGCCAGCGTGTTCCCTGCATAATGAGATGGCCGGGTATCATTCCTGCCGGTGATATCTGCAATCAGCTTGCTTCATCAATTGATATCCTGCCAACACTTGCAGCAATTACAGGAGCATCACTGCCTGAAAAGAAAATTGACGGAGTCAGTATACTTCCATTGATGCTTGGAGACAAAACAGCATCTCCCCGGCATGAATTCTATTATTACTATCAGCAAAACGCTCTTGAGGCAGTTCAGAAAGACTACTGGAAACTGGTTCTGCCTCATAGCGGTCGAACCTACAGGGGTAAGAAACCGGGTACAGATGGCTGGCCCGGACCAACTGGAACAGAGGTTGTTAAAACCGCTCAACTGTATGACCTCAGGCGCGATCCGGGTGAATGGTACGATCTGGCTGAAATTTATCCTGAAAAAGTTAAGGAACTTGAATTAATTGCTGAGAAGGCTAGACAGGATCTTGGCGACGAAATAACAAAACAACCGGGAACAAACAGGCGAAAAGCAGGATCAATAAAATAG
- a CDS encoding arylsulfatase, which yields MKRKFPLALCASYALISCSNAPKNEQLPNIVYILADDLGYGDLSCYGQKNFSTPNIDRIASQGMLFTQHYTGCTVSAPSRSSLMTGLHTGHTPIRGNKGWEPEGNWPLPANTFTLGKMLQSKGYTTGAFGKWGLGFIESDGDPNLQGINEFYGYNCQSLAHNYYPDHLWHNHEKILLPENDSSKTGAYSADLIHKAALNFIETNKGKPFFLFYPTTIPHAELFAKEEYMNRFRGKFLPEKSFKGVDDGPTFRKGPYGSQPEGHAAFAAMIAQLDDYVGELMAKLTELGIEKNTIVVFASDNGPHLEAGADPDYFNSNGELRGYKRDMYEGGIRTAMLVKWPGKVKEGSKSDHISAFWDILPTFAEITGAEVKAEVDGISFLPELLGKKQKQHEYLYWEFHEQGGKTAIRMGNWKAVKLNIDKPDKTVTELYDLSKDMGETNNVAEANPEIVKKLEELMKQAHKPSEVFPFANESTTK from the coding sequence ATGAAAAGGAAATTTCCACTGGCACTATGCGCTTCCTATGCATTGATATCATGCAGCAATGCACCAAAGAATGAACAATTACCTAATATAGTCTATATCCTTGCCGATGACCTTGGTTATGGTGACCTGAGCTGCTACGGTCAGAAGAACTTTTCAACACCTAATATCGACAGGATAGCTTCACAGGGCATGCTTTTTACCCAGCACTATACAGGCTGCACTGTTTCAGCACCTTCACGATCAAGCCTCATGACCGGCTTACATACCGGACATACTCCAATCCGCGGAAATAAAGGATGGGAGCCCGAAGGTAACTGGCCTTTACCGGCAAACACATTCACTCTGGGAAAAATGCTGCAGTCGAAAGGATATACTACAGGTGCTTTCGGGAAATGGGGACTTGGTTTCATCGAATCAGATGGAGATCCTAATTTACAGGGAATTAATGAGTTCTATGGCTATAACTGCCAGAGTCTGGCTCATAATTATTACCCTGATCATCTCTGGCATAATCATGAAAAGATTCTGCTTCCGGAAAACGATAGCAGCAAAACAGGTGCTTATAGTGCTGATCTGATACATAAAGCCGCTCTTAACTTCATTGAAACAAACAAAGGAAAACCATTCTTTCTCTTTTATCCGACAACAATTCCGCATGCAGAACTATTTGCAAAAGAAGAATATATGAACAGGTTCCGAGGAAAATTCCTTCCTGAAAAATCATTCAAAGGAGTAGACGACGGACCAACTTTCAGAAAAGGTCCATATGGATCACAACCTGAGGGCCATGCTGCTTTTGCTGCAATGATTGCTCAGTTAGATGATTATGTTGGCGAGCTGATGGCAAAACTTACCGAACTTGGAATTGAAAAGAACACAATTGTGGTTTTTGCATCTGACAATGGTCCGCACCTTGAAGCAGGAGCAGACCCTGACTATTTCAACAGCAATGGCGAACTGAGGGGATATAAGCGTGACATGTATGAAGGTGGCATAAGAACTGCAATGCTCGTGAAATGGCCCGGAAAAGTTAAGGAAGGCTCAAAAAGCGATCATATCTCTGCTTTCTGGGATATCCTCCCGACTTTTGCTGAGATAACCGGGGCAGAGGTCAAGGCTGAAGTGGATGGCATTTCATTTCTTCCAGAGCTTCTGGGTAAAAAACAGAAACAGCATGAATATCTGTACTGGGAATTTCATGAGCAGGGCGGAAAAACAGCAATCAGAATGGGCAACTGGAAAGCGGTAAAACTTAATATTGACAAACCCGATAAAACTGTAACTGAGCTTTATGATCTTTCAAAAGATATGGGTGAAACCAATAATGTCGCAGAAGCTAATCCTGAAATAGTAAAAAAACTGGAAGAACTTATGAAACAGGCACATAAACCGTCTGAAGTTTTTCCGTTTGCTAATGAATCAACAACTAAATAA
- a CDS encoding sulfatase, which yields MKKLYAVIGLSTSAIVPVDADFIQSKPEVAKPNVIFILLDDYGYTDLGCYGSKYYLTPNIDRLAKQGVRFTDAYASCPVSSPTRASVMTGKYPVNTGITDWIPGRQASNSGSATDKLVALPFKLQLDLNETTIAEVLKNNGYKTMISGKWHLGETEEYWPENQGFDVNKGGFSKGSPVKNNVANGYFSPYGNPRLEDGPVGEYLTDRQTDEAISFITDNKEKPFYLYLSYYAVHNPMQGKEKLIEYFTKRADSMGLSKQEAFTRNKAWILPSMSNNFKERVIQSNPVYAAMIYSVDENIGKLLAKLEEFKLDKNTIIIFTSDNGGLSTSEGSPTCNAPLRAGKGWLYEGGIRVPLIIRYPSKGKPGSEIKTPVSSIDYFSTILEMTGSSAKGVKTDGVSFVSLFKEDKLKERPLFWHYPHYSNQGVEPGSAVRLGRFKLIDNFQSGKQELYDLEKDLSETNDISASNPEKTKELFKLLQEWRTKTGAKMMTNNPVWVGNIK from the coding sequence ATGAAAAAACTATATGCAGTTATTGGTTTAAGTACTTCAGCAATAGTTCCGGTTGATGCAGATTTCATTCAATCTAAACCTGAAGTTGCAAAACCAAATGTAATCTTCATTCTGCTTGATGATTATGGATATACTGATCTTGGGTGCTATGGCAGTAAGTACTATCTGACTCCCAACATAGACAGGCTTGCTAAGCAGGGAGTAAGGTTTACAGATGCATATGCTTCCTGTCCGGTTTCATCGCCTACAAGGGCTTCAGTTATGACAGGAAAATACCCCGTAAATACTGGCATAACAGACTGGATCCCGGGCAGACAGGCTAGCAACAGCGGATCGGCTACGGATAAGCTTGTGGCATTGCCCTTCAAACTGCAGCTTGACCTGAATGAAACTACTATTGCCGAGGTGCTGAAGAATAATGGATACAAAACTATGATCTCCGGGAAATGGCACCTTGGGGAGACCGAAGAATACTGGCCCGAAAATCAGGGATTTGACGTTAATAAAGGCGGTTTCAGTAAAGGCTCCCCGGTTAAAAATAATGTTGCAAACGGATATTTCTCTCCCTATGGTAATCCAAGGCTTGAAGACGGACCTGTTGGTGAATATCTCACTGACAGGCAGACAGATGAAGCAATTTCCTTCATAACTGATAACAAGGAAAAACCATTCTATCTGTATCTCTCATATTATGCAGTTCATAATCCAATGCAGGGTAAAGAGAAACTTATTGAATACTTCACAAAACGTGCAGACTCAATGGGGCTTTCAAAACAGGAGGCATTTACAAGGAATAAAGCCTGGATTTTACCATCAATGAGCAATAATTTTAAAGAAAGAGTTATCCAGAGCAATCCTGTATATGCTGCTATGATATATAGTGTTGATGAAAACATAGGAAAGCTTCTCGCGAAACTCGAAGAATTTAAGCTTGACAAAAACACTATTATCATATTTACTTCAGACAATGGCGGATTATCAACATCTGAAGGTTCACCCACATGCAATGCCCCTCTAAGAGCAGGAAAGGGATGGCTATACGAAGGAGGCATAAGGGTGCCTTTAATCATAAGATATCCTTCCAAAGGCAAACCGGGCAGCGAAATAAAGACTCCTGTCTCTTCAATTGATTATTTCTCAACTATCTTAGAGATGACAGGATCATCTGCAAAAGGGGTTAAAACAGATGGCGTCAGCTTTGTTTCTTTATTTAAAGAGGATAAACTGAAGGAAAGACCTCTTTTCTGGCACTATCCGCACTATTCTAATCAGGGTGTCGAGCCGGGAAGTGCAGTGAGGCTGGGAAGATTCAAACTTATTGATAATTTTCAGTCAGGAAAACAGGAACTGTATGATCTTGAGAAAGACCTTTCTGAAACAAATGATATTTCAGCTTCAAATCCTGAAAAAACAAAGGAATTATTTAAACTGCTTCAGGAGTGGCGGACTAAAACCGGTGCAAAAATGATGACCAATAATCCTGTATGGGTTGGAAACATAAAATGA
- a CDS encoding PQQ-binding-like beta-propeller repeat protein: MSAESKYKTIVIGVVISVFVLSLALWLSGSYSHAEIINRVPGMDNRPPMVIRTDSVVIGEFFDTIAEPDEILPGSWPRFRGADFDNISKDPTPLAETWDTTGPPIVWKATLGEGYAGPVVHNGRVYILDYNERRKADVLKCYSLASGKELWRRWYYVELKRNHGYSRTIPAVTDKYVVTIGPRSHVMCTDPINGNLLWSIDLEREYGIPGRETGRITPDFFSGQCPLIDNDVAIIAPGVKALMIGVDCATGKVLWKTPNPDSLRMSHGSIMPMTIHGRKMYVYNAVGGVCGVSAEPEDAGRLLWSNTEWSPATTAASPLLLGNNEIAVFGSYGAGAARIAINFDGSKFTTTVKEQHKGTEGIASDQQTPIIIGDYIWSVMPENAGPLKKQLVCFHKSDLRKPVWSSGKDTRYGRGLGPYIVSGNKMYLLDDDCNLFLFEVQEKSVKLLASHKIMDGIEAWGPMAIAGKYLIMRDARNLLCLNIGKD, encoded by the coding sequence ATGTCAGCAGAATCTAAATATAAAACTATAGTAATCGGAGTAGTAATTTCGGTGTTTGTATTGTCCCTTGCGTTGTGGCTCTCGGGCAGTTATTCTCATGCTGAGATCATTAACAGGGTCCCGGGAATGGATAACAGGCCGCCAATGGTAATCAGAACTGATTCTGTGGTAATTGGCGAGTTCTTCGATACAATTGCTGAACCTGATGAGATTCTGCCGGGCAGCTGGCCAAGATTCAGAGGCGCTGATTTTGATAATATCAGTAAAGATCCGACACCGCTTGCTGAAACCTGGGATACCACCGGCCCTCCGATCGTCTGGAAAGCAACCCTCGGTGAAGGATATGCCGGACCGGTTGTCCATAACGGCAGGGTGTATATTCTTGATTATAACGAACGGCGTAAAGCAGATGTCCTGAAGTGTTATTCACTTGCTTCAGGAAAGGAACTGTGGCGTCGCTGGTACTATGTCGAACTTAAAAGAAACCATGGGTATTCCAGGACAATTCCGGCTGTAACAGATAAGTATGTTGTAACAATCGGACCGAGATCTCATGTTATGTGTACCGATCCGATAAACGGCAATCTGCTGTGGTCGATAGATCTCGAGAGAGAATATGGTATTCCGGGACGGGAAACAGGAAGAATAACTCCTGACTTCTTCTCAGGACAGTGTCCATTGATCGATAATGACGTGGCAATAATTGCTCCGGGTGTTAAAGCGCTTATGATAGGTGTTGATTGTGCAACAGGAAAAGTACTCTGGAAGACTCCCAATCCTGATTCTTTAAGAATGTCGCATGGCTCAATTATGCCAATGACAATTCATGGCAGGAAGATGTATGTTTATAATGCTGTTGGCGGTGTTTGTGGCGTGTCTGCGGAACCTGAAGACGCCGGCAGACTGCTTTGGTCAAATACAGAGTGGAGCCCTGCAACAACTGCTGCCTCACCCCTGCTTCTCGGAAACAATGAGATAGCTGTATTCGGAAGCTACGGTGCTGGCGCCGCGAGAATAGCAATTAATTTTGATGGAAGTAAATTCACTACTACAGTAAAAGAGCAGCATAAGGGAACAGAAGGAATTGCCAGTGACCAGCAGACTCCGATTATTATAGGAGATTATATCTGGAGCGTAATGCCGGAAAATGCTGGCCCGCTAAAAAAGCAGCTTGTATGTTTTCATAAATCCGATCTTCGTAAACCTGTATGGTCGAGCGGAAAAGACACCAGATACGGTCGCGGATTAGGTCCCTATATAGTAAGCGGAAATAAAATGTACCTGCTTGATGATGATTGTAATTTATTTCTTTTTGAAGTTCAGGAAAAGAGTGTAAAGCTGTTGGCTAGTCATAAGATCATGGATGGAATCGAAGCATGGGGACCGATGGCAATTGCCGGTAAATACCTCATAATGAGGGATGCTAGAAATTTACTATGTTTAAATATTGGTAAAGACTAA
- a CDS encoding sulfatase — MINIKHFLGIGAASLLVSNLSAQEQVKRPNIIWISTEDLSPHMGCYGDQVAKTPNIDRLASQGTRFTNVFTTAAISAPVRSGIITGMYQTSIGCMHMRTTSYRRGVENPLEFTAVPPHYVKAFTEYMRAAGYYCTNNNKTDYQFSKDPVPASIWDECSKKAHYKNRPDKNQPFFAVFNWVGTHESQDWDISNVKTDPKTVKVPPYYPDNEIIRLNIAKMYDNIARLDSVVGALVSELEKEGELENTIIFFWGDHGDGLPRSKRWLYDSGLNIPLVIKFPGKSKPVVDNRLISSIDFGPTVLSLAGIPVPAHMQGIPFLGDQIGEPRDAVFAARDRVDESYDMIRSVRTKDYLYIRNYYPNEPYPIWIPYLNNMPIFKEMLRLDAEGKLTGPQKSWMAYNRPPEELYDVKADPFQLKNLINDPSLKLVLADLRKRHKTWTLETGDLGHMNEPEMIEQMWPGGKQPVSDIPYFVINSNEDRATKIYRTGGVYTSPMTLSFYCPTHGASLVYTFEESKNPRWLLYNGPLHLKPGSYNIRVKAVRYGYKESEELKGSFEIR; from the coding sequence ATGATAAACATTAAACATTTTCTTGGAATTGGCGCAGCTTCATTGCTGGTATCCAATTTATCCGCACAGGAACAGGTAAAACGTCCGAACATTATCTGGATCTCCACCGAAGATCTCAGTCCGCACATGGGCTGCTATGGAGACCAGGTGGCCAAAACTCCAAATATCGACAGGCTGGCATCACAGGGAACGAGGTTCACCAACGTTTTTACTACTGCAGCCATTAGTGCACCTGTCAGATCCGGGATTATTACCGGTATGTACCAGACGTCAATAGGCTGTATGCATATGCGTACTACATCCTACAGACGGGGTGTTGAAAATCCTCTTGAATTCACCGCTGTTCCTCCTCATTATGTTAAAGCTTTCACAGAATATATGAGGGCTGCAGGTTACTACTGTACCAACAATAACAAAACAGATTACCAGTTCTCGAAAGATCCTGTTCCGGCAAGCATCTGGGACGAGTGCAGTAAAAAAGCTCACTATAAAAATCGTCCGGATAAGAACCAGCCATTCTTTGCGGTTTTCAATTGGGTCGGTACTCATGAGAGCCAGGACTGGGATATAAGTAACGTTAAAACGGATCCTAAAACAGTAAAAGTTCCACCTTATTATCCTGATAATGAAATAATAAGACTGAATATCGCAAAGATGTACGACAATATTGCTCGACTCGACTCAGTGGTCGGAGCATTGGTTTCAGAACTTGAGAAAGAGGGGGAACTTGAGAATACAATCATCTTTTTCTGGGGCGATCATGGAGACGGATTGCCAAGAAGTAAAAGATGGTTATACGATTCAGGTCTTAATATTCCCCTGGTAATAAAGTTTCCCGGCAAATCAAAACCTGTAGTTGACAACAGGCTTATAAGCTCGATCGATTTCGGACCAACAGTTCTCTCTCTGGCAGGTATTCCGGTTCCTGCACATATGCAGGGAATTCCATTTCTTGGTGATCAGATTGGTGAGCCCAGAGATGCTGTATTTGCTGCACGCGACAGGGTTGATGAATCATACGATATGATCCGCTCAGTCCGCACAAAGGATTATCTCTATATTCGTAACTATTACCCTAACGAGCCGTACCCGATCTGGATTCCTTACCTGAACAATATGCCAATATTTAAGGAGATGCTTCGTCTTGATGCAGAAGGAAAACTCACTGGTCCGCAGAAGAGCTGGATGGCATATAACCGCCCTCCCGAAGAGCTTTATGATGTAAAAGCAGATCCTTTTCAATTAAAAAACCTGATTAATGATCCCTCATTAAAGCTTGTTCTTGCAGATCTGAGAAAAAGACATAAAACATGGACTCTCGAAACTGGTGATCTTGGTCATATGAATGAGCCTGAGATGATTGAGCAGATGTGGCCGGGAGGGAAACAGCCTGTATCAGATATTCCGTATTTTGTAATTAACAGTAATGAGGACCGTGCAACAAAAATTTACAGAACAGGAGGAGTCTATACTTCTCCAATGACTCTGAGCTTTTATTGTCCAACTCACGGAGCTTCACTAGTATATACTTTTGAGGAGTCTAAAAATCCACGCTGGTTATTATACAATGGACCTTTACATCTGAAACCAGGAAGCTATAATATCAGGGTAAAAGCGGTGAGATATGGGTATAAAGAAAGTGAAGAATTA
- a CDS encoding arylsulfatase: MKKFNLIPGAIGIMSLASTQPANAQAREKPNIIIIYADDLGYGDVSCYGATSLKTPNIDRIAKQGLRFTNAHCTSATSTPSRYSLLTGEYAWRKKGTGVATGDAVAIIQPGRTTIASILKKAGYTTGVVGKWHLGLGEEGGADWNGEIKSGPMDIGFDYNFILPATGDRVPCVFVENRRVVNLDPKDPIKVSFTDPILTEPTGKDHPELLKLHPSHGHDMTIVNGISRIGYMSGGKSALWIDEDIADVITGKAVKFIENNKDKPFFLYFATHDIHVPRTPNQRFVGKSGMGARGDAILEFDWSVGEILKTVDNLKLSGKTLIIVTSDNGPVVDDGYKDQAVELLGDHKPAGPLRGGKYSLFDGGTRVVFIARWNGKIKAGTSDALFSQIDLISSFASLTGQSLAKDDAPDSFNSLNTLLGKSKTGREYLVEHAGRLTIIKGDWKFIEPGGGQKIQVNTNTETGNDPEPQLYNLKTDLGEKSNVAAQNPLIVKELTELLQKVRNDGRTRF, from the coding sequence ATGAAAAAATTTAATCTTATTCCCGGTGCAATTGGCATAATGTCACTTGCATCAACCCAGCCGGCAAATGCCCAGGCAAGAGAAAAACCAAACATAATAATAATCTATGCCGACGATCTTGGCTACGGCGATGTAAGCTGTTATGGTGCTACTAGTCTCAAAACGCCAAATATTGACAGGATTGCCAAACAGGGGTTGCGTTTTACCAATGCACACTGCACATCAGCAACAAGCACTCCTTCAAGATATTCGCTTCTAACAGGTGAATATGCCTGGCGCAAAAAAGGAACAGGTGTGGCAACCGGAGATGCTGTTGCAATTATTCAACCCGGACGCACTACAATAGCATCGATACTGAAAAAAGCAGGTTATACAACCGGAGTTGTAGGCAAATGGCATCTTGGTCTGGGTGAAGAAGGTGGCGCTGACTGGAACGGAGAAATTAAATCTGGTCCGATGGATATCGGATTTGATTACAACTTTATACTTCCCGCCACAGGCGATCGTGTTCCATGCGTTTTTGTAGAAAACAGACGGGTGGTTAACCTTGATCCAAAAGATCCGATAAAAGTCAGTTTTACAGATCCCATACTCACAGAACCAACAGGCAAGGACCATCCCGAATTACTCAAATTACATCCGAGTCATGGTCACGATATGACTATTGTAAACGGAATCAGCAGGATAGGATATATGAGCGGCGGTAAGTCAGCTCTATGGATTGACGAGGATATTGCAGATGTAATTACCGGCAAAGCTGTTAAATTCATTGAAAATAATAAAGACAAGCCATTCTTCCTCTATTTTGCAACACATGATATCCATGTTCCGAGAACTCCAAATCAGAGGTTTGTGGGAAAGAGCGGGATGGGAGCCAGAGGCGATGCTATTCTTGAGTTCGATTGGTCTGTTGGCGAAATACTGAAAACTGTTGATAACCTTAAACTTTCAGGGAAAACCTTAATCATAGTTACAAGTGATAATGGTCCGGTTGTAGATGACGGATACAAAGACCAGGCTGTTGAACTGCTTGGTGATCATAAGCCTGCCGGACCACTCAGAGGTGGCAAATACAGTCTTTTTGACGGTGGAACAAGAGTTGTTTTTATTGCAAGGTGGAACGGCAAAATAAAAGCGGGCACATCTGATGCACTTTTCAGTCAGATCGATCTCATTTCTTCATTTGCTTCATTAACCGGACAATCTCTTGCAAAAGATGATGCACCTGACAGTTTCAATAGTCTGAATACTCTTCTGGGAAAATCAAAGACAGGACGTGAATATCTTGTTGAACATGCAGGCAGACTCACAATTATAAAAGGTGACTGGAAGTTCATTGAGCCGGGCGGCGGACAAAAGATTCAGGTAAATACAAATACTGAAACCGGAAATGATCCTGAACCACAGCTATATAATCTTAAAACTGATCTTGGAGAAAAAAGCAATGTAGCTGCCCAGAACCCTCTTATTGTTAAGGAATTAACAGAACTTCTGCAAAAAGTTAGAAATGACGGAAGAACAAGATTTTAA
- the asnB gene encoding asparagine synthase B: MCGIVGVFDLKVNYMELRATVLKMSKKVRHRGPDWSGIFYCEKAILAHERLSIVDPQSGKQPLYSKDGNLILAVNGEIYNHQEIRKRYEGSYEFLTHSDCEVILPLYREKGPAFIEDLSGIFAFALYDKEKDCYFIARDHIGIIPLYIGWDSFGNFYVASELKALEGVCNKIQEFLPGHYLYSKDGVMTKWYKRDWMEYSAVENNETSIEDLKVALEAAVHRQLMSDVPYGVLLSGGLDSSVVSAIAKKFAPKRIETQDKSEAWWPQLHSFAVGLEGSPDLAAARKVATHIGTIHHEINFTVQEGLDAIRDVIYHIETYDVTTIRASTPMYLLARVIKSMGVKMVLSGEGADEIFGGYLYFHKAPDAKSFHEETVRKISKLHLYDCLRANKSLAAWGVEGRVPFLDKEFMDVAMRLNPKDKMIVKDKMEKWVLRKAFEDYLPASVAWRQKEQFSDGVGYSWIDTLKALASKEISDEQLANAKYRFPINPPPTKEEYLYRTIFTEHFPSDSAASCVPSVPSVACSTPEALAWDSSFRNLNDPSGRAVKSVHNDSYK; encoded by the coding sequence ATGTGCGGAATTGTTGGAGTATTCGATCTGAAAGTCAACTATATGGAACTTAGGGCTACAGTCCTTAAGATGTCAAAAAAAGTCAGGCACCGTGGTCCTGACTGGTCAGGAATATTTTACTGTGAAAAAGCTATACTCGCTCATGAAAGGCTTTCAATTGTAGATCCTCAATCGGGAAAACAGCCATTGTACAGCAAGGACGGGAATCTGATTCTTGCTGTAAACGGAGAGATTTACAATCACCAGGAGATCCGTAAAAGATACGAAGGCTCATATGAATTTTTAACTCATTCTGATTGTGAGGTGATCCTTCCTCTATACAGGGAAAAGGGACCAGCCTTTATTGAAGATCTTAGCGGTATATTCGCTTTTGCGCTGTATGACAAGGAGAAGGACTGCTACTTTATTGCAAGGGATCATATTGGGATCATACCTTTATATATAGGCTGGGATTCATTCGGAAATTTCTATGTTGCCTCAGAACTGAAAGCTCTGGAAGGAGTCTGCAATAAAATTCAGGAATTCCTTCCGGGTCATTATCTCTATAGTAAAGACGGTGTGATGACCAAATGGTATAAGCGCGACTGGATGGAGTATTCCGCTGTTGAAAACAATGAAACGAGCATAGAGGATCTGAAAGTTGCACTCGAGGCTGCAGTTCACCGCCAGCTTATGTCGGATGTTCCATACGGGGTTCTTCTTTCAGGCGGACTCGATTCTTCTGTTGTTTCGGCAATAGCTAAAAAATTCGCTCCAAAAAGGATAGAGACCCAGGATAAAAGCGAAGCATGGTGGCCGCAGCTGCACTCTTTTGCTGTTGGCCTTGAGGGTTCCCCCGATCTGGCTGCTGCAAGAAAGGTGGCTACTCATATCGGAACAATTCATCATGAAATAAACTTCACAGTTCAGGAGGGTCTTGATGCCATTCGTGATGTTATTTATCATATTGAAACATACGATGTTACTACTATACGTGCATCAACACCAATGTATCTTTTGGCCCGGGTAATCAAGTCAATGGGAGTGAAGATGGTTCTTTCAGGTGAAGGAGCTGATGAAATATTCGGCGGATATCTTTATTTCCATAAAGCCCCGGATGCAAAATCATTCCATGAAGAGACAGTGAGAAAAATCAGCAAACTGCATCTCTATGACTGCCTGCGTGCTAACAAATCTCTTGCAGCGTGGGGTGTTGAAGGACGTGTACCGTTTCTGGATAAGGAGTTTATGGATGTCGCAATGCGCCTTAATCCTAAGGATAAAATGATAGTAAAAGATAAAATGGAAAAGTGGGTACTGAGAAAAGCTTTCGAGGACTACCTGCCTGCAAGTGTTGCATGGAGACAGAAAGAGCAATTCTCCGATGGAGTAGGCTACAGCTGGATCGATACTCTTAAAGCGTTGGCTTCCAAAGAAATATCTGATGAACAGTTAGCAAACGCCAAATACCGTTTCCCGATCAATCCTCCTCCTACAAAGGAAGAGTACCTGTACAGAACCATTTTTACAGAGCACTTTCCGTCTGATTCAGCCGCTTCATGTGTACCATCAGTGCCATCTGTAGCATGCAGCACTCCTGAAGCACTGGCCTGGGATTCGTCATTCAGAAACCTGAACGATCCGTCAGGCAGGGCAGTGAAAAGTGTGCATAATGATTCGTATAAATAG